AGAAAAACACTAGAATCCTTTTCATTAAGCATGGGCAGATGACGCTGTGAAAGATTAGTCGACTAATGGAAGGCTCGTGACTTTGACAGAAGGTCCTATCATTCCCGAATTCAGAATGTATGAGAATCGACTCACTCCTATCGAACAACAGGAAATACAGCAGAGATTCTCTGTTGAAACAAAAGCCGGCAAGGATCGATTCAGAGTTTTTACTGATGTCCTAACTGAGTATGTTGGAAGTGGGGAATGCACCAACAGAAGCTCGGGTCTCATAGCAATGTGTGCAAAGGCCAGTTTTCTTAGGGGTAAGTATGGCTTCAACCAGGTTCTTGCGAAAGAGTCAAGCAATCTTACAGCGAAAGGCTACGCAGCGGCTGCCTATTGCAGACAGAGTCTGGACCCTCGATGGTTGAACAACTTGCGGAACTATGCTAATCAACTCTGGCAAGAGAAAGATTACATAGCTTACGCTGAGCTTTCCGGAGAGCTTGCATCTGTTCTTGTCGATTTGGGATACTACAAGAGAGCCAGAGAAGTGGCTAGTGAAAGCATTGACAAAGTAACAAAAGCAACCTCGACTGATGCCAATGTCCGTGAAGGTGTACAGGCCGCCTTGTTACGTTCAAGGATTATACTAGCAGCTCTTCTCGCTCAATCCAAGTCTAGAGAAGAAGGTTTGATTCGTCTGGATTCAGCCCTTAGTACTGCAAAACACTTGAATCATCAACTTGCATTGACTGATATCAGGTATTATAGAGCCCACGCTCTGTGGATTTCCAACGAGTATGACCGCGCACTCAGTTTGGTCAACTCTGCGTTAAGAAAGTATGATAGTATGGGCTATATTCAGGGGCTAGCGAATGCTAGGAATCTCAAAGGAGTACTCCTTTTGGATAAAGGACAGCTACAAGATGCCCGCGACAATTTCGAGGAGTTACTTGTTCTTCAACAGCGTTTGAATGACCAAATTGGACTTGCCAAGACTTTGATTAATGTTGGTGAGATTGATAGATCGCTGGGGCAAATTGATCAGATGCAAACATACAATCAGAGAGCTCTAGAAATCAGTGAGGAAGCAGAGTATCTGATTGGTATTGCGACTGCAACCATCAATCTTGGAGATGTCGCGCTAAGAAAGGGAAATACCGAGAACGCCTTGAAGAGGTATGAAGAAGGTATTCAAATTGCAGATAAGTCCCAAATGAGAAAGATTATGCGATTAGGGCTATTCCTTGCTGCTGATGCTCACTTCATGGCACAAGATTTCGATAAGGCTATTGACTTGTATCGAGAAGCGGCAGAGGTCTCGGCTGAAACTGACCACCCGCTCTTTGTGTTCAATGCTAAAGTAAGCGAAATCATGACAGAATGGGAACGCGATGCTCCTGCGGACGAAGGATTACTAAGAGAAACTCATGAAGTTCTGGGGTCTGCAAAATCTTGGCTTCATTCGGATAATGCCTCACTTATGCGTGATGTTCGGAGAAAAATCTATCAAGACTCATCAATTGAAAGCGATACCTGCGTTTTCTTTGATGCCGAGAAGAATTTCCAATGTAGAGTTGAACGAACATCCTTAGGGAAGGAATGCTTTGGTAATCTTTTCTGGATGAGACAACTATGCCCATATTTCAAGACCTTTATCACGCATTTAGAAGAATTTCTTTGAATCAAAATCCGTTGTTTATTGCCTTTATTTTAGACAGATATGCTGCTAAATGGGG
This is a stretch of genomic DNA from Candidatus Thorarchaeota archaeon. It encodes these proteins:
- a CDS encoding tetratricopeptide repeat protein; translation: MTEGPIIPEFRMYENRLTPIEQQEIQQRFSVETKAGKDRFRVFTDVLTEYVGSGECTNRSSGLIAMCAKASFLRGKYGFNQVLAKESSNLTAKGYAAAAYCRQSLDPRWLNNLRNYANQLWQEKDYIAYAELSGELASVLVDLGYYKRAREVASESIDKVTKATSTDANVREGVQAALLRSRIILAALLAQSKSREEGLIRLDSALSTAKHLNHQLALTDIRYYRAHALWISNEYDRALSLVNSALRKYDSMGYIQGLANARNLKGVLLLDKGQLQDARDNFEELLVLQQRLNDQIGLAKTLINVGEIDRSLGQIDQMQTYNQRALEISEEAEYLIGIATATINLGDVALRKGNTENALKRYEEGIQIADKSQMRKIMRLGLFLAADAHFMAQDFDKAIDLYREAAEVSAETDHPLFVFNAKVSEIMTEWERDAPADEGLLRETHEVLGSAKSWLHSDNASLMRDVRRKIYQDSSIESDTCVFFDAEKNFQCRVERTSLGKECFGNLFWMRQLCPYFKTFITHLEEFL